A window of the Henckelia pumila isolate YLH828 chromosome 3, ASM3356847v2, whole genome shotgun sequence genome harbors these coding sequences:
- the LOC140887061 gene encoding uncharacterized protein: protein MDSKAIENVDSKAEFRKPLNDSANRKYRRRSSLSGSASSSDGNQRDRSSSPVPSKKDTAKVAEDKRKRDDDRGLERDYGRSQSCRSSELYKHSDQQSSRGYHRHDDHRRRDKHVDDYDRGHSKSSYRSVRDSQEHHSLHSSRRERDHHGSRDYPNDLDIYPRKKSDGSGHRSRDKDSSERAGSGRRHANSEDWNRFKDKDRQGDGRDYEAGKTDRRRSSGDHKSNHSSIYDEPKGQRNDSSSRRDNSGHHWKEASQRDVKGLDNETTSEEKRGHDNRDNFKEQCYGKPVEHTTSDGIKAVSSNDQDSLAKKPKLFGHDVSVSGADGTSEQSYVTDSDIDAAKIAAMRAAELVNKNLVGTGYMSADQKKKLLWGNKKNTKVEESAHRWDTTNFGDRERQEKFNKLMGVKGDAIVVNQPDNPDVEKQQEQLQLELERQYTAGLRRRDGRTVGLGL from the exons ATGGATTCGAAGGCCATAGAGAATGTGGACTCGAAGGCGGAATTTCGGAAGCCTTTAAATGACTCGGCTAACAGGAAGTATCGGCGCCGATCTTCTCTCAGCGGGTCAGCCTCTTCATCGGATG GGAACCAGCGTGACCGCAGCTCCAGCCCAGTCCCGTCAAAGAAAGATACTGCAAAAGTTGCTGAAGATAAACGAAAAAGGGATGATGATAGGGGTTTAGAGAGGGACTATGGTAGGAGTCAGTCTTGCCGAAGTAGTGAATTGTATAAACATTCCGATCAACAGTCATCTCGGGGCTATCACAGACATGATGACCACCGAAGACGGGATAAGCATGTGGATGACTATGACCGAGGTcattctaagtcatcttatCGTTCTGTGCGAGACTCGCAGGAGCACCACAGCTTGCATTCTTCTAGGAGGGAGAGAGATCACCATGGATCCAGGGACTATCCAAATGACTTGGACATATACCCTCGGAAAAAATCTGATGGTTCAGGGCACAGAAGCAGGGATAAAGACTCATCTGAGAGAGCTGGATCTGGAAGGAGACATGCTAATAGTGAAGACTGGAACAGGTTTAAAGACAAAGATAGGCAGGGAGATGGTAGAGATTATGAAGCTGGGAAAACAGATCGTCGGAGGAGTTCTGGGGATCACAAAAGTAATCACTCATCCATTTATGATGAGCCAAAGGGCCAGCGAAATGATTCATCCTCCCGAAGAGACAATTCCGGACATCACTGGAAAGAAGCATCTCAGAGAGATGTTAAGGGACTGGATAATGAGACCACCAGTGAGGAAAAGAGGGGACATGATAATCGGGATAACTTTAAGGAGCAATGCTATGGAAAACCAGTGGAGCACACTACTTCTGATGGTATAAAGGCAGTTTCCAGTAATGATCAAGATTCCCTTGCAAAGAAACCTAAGTTATTTGGCCACGATGTCTCGGTTTCTGGAGCAGATG GTACTTCGGAGCAGTCTTATGTGACAGATTCAGATATTGATGCTGCGAAAATCGCTGCTATGAGAGCCGCTGAATTGG TTAATAAGAATTTAGTTGGTACCGGGTACATGTCGGCTGACCAAAAGAAGAAGCTTTTGTGGGGAAATAAGAAGAACACCAAGGTTGAGGAG TCTGCTCATCGTTGGGATACTACAAATTTTGGTGACCGTGAGCGTCAGGAAAAATTCAACAAACTCATG GGTGTGAAAGGCGACGCGATAGTGGTAAACCAGCCAGACAACCCCGATGTGGAGAAGCAGCAGGAACAACTTCAGCTGGAATTGGAGAGGCAATACACTGCAGGGCTGCGCCGGAGGGATGGTCGGACTGTTGGACTTGGACTTTGA